The DNA sequence atttaatatttcatgcatacgtctaaagattcgatgtgatggaaaatctgaaaaattttgcaaaattgttgggaagtaaacaaggcctgagttggAATCATCGATTCGAGCTCCACGAGGAGGTGATGAGGTCAATCGCTTCtgcttctgcttctttttaaagAAGAATCCACGAGCAATACCGCCCACCATTGTAGTAGCTTGTAGGCAGGCAGCGCATGGCAGCACCCCGTGTCGTCCGAGGCTTCACGCCGGCACCCCGCGTCGACGTCgatgcggcctcctcctcctaccTCTCCCGCATTTCTCTTCTCATGGAGGAGGAAGACGAGGAGGACGACCTCGCCGATCACCCCGCGTTCCTCCACGCCCAGTAGCCCTTCACCCAGATCCTCTCCGGCGCCCCCTTGCCGGACCAAGCCCCCGTCTTTCCAGGCGGCACGCCGCCCGAGGACAAGGAGTACAGAACGGACATGTTCACCGCTGCATTCTTCAAGGCCGTGGAGGAGGCTAGTAAGTTCCTGCCGGCCTACACAGGCACACAGCTGCCACACTGTTGGCCAGGGACacaagcagcggcggcggcaaggACCGCAGGGACAGGCACACCGTTGGCGGCGACGACGAGCTGGAGGCCGATGCCGGCAGGACCAGCAAGATGGCGATGTCCGAGTCAGAGGAAGCCGGCGCCCGCGAGGTGTTCGACGAAATGATGCTTAGGGGATTCGATGTCTGTTCCAAGGAGATGGAGGGCCTGGCCATTTCCGTTGAGAATGTGCCTGCCAAGGAcgatgacaagaagaaggcgAGAAAGAGGAGCAGGGCATGGGGCAAGCGCCGGCCAGCCAAGGTGATTGAGCTGCACACCTTGCTCATCCACCGTGCCAAGGCGGTCATCGACGACCGCCAGAGCGTGGATGAGCTGCTCAGTCAGATGAAGGAGCATGCCTCGCCTACTGGGGACGCCACGCAGCGGCTTGTCTACTGGTTCGTGCAGGGGCTGGAGGCACGACTGGCTGGCACCGAGAGCCAGGTGTACAGGTCACTCACCGCGAACCGGACCTCGCTCGTGGAGTTCCTCAAGGCCTATCAGTTCTTCATGTA is a window from the Sorghum bicolor cultivar BTx623 chromosome 5, Sorghum_bicolor_NCBIv3, whole genome shotgun sequence genome containing:
- the LOC8076380 gene encoding scarecrow-like protein 14: MAAPRVVRGFTPAPRVDVDAASSSYLSRISLLMEEEDEEDDLADHPAFLHAQDTSSGGGKDRRDRHTVGGDDELEADAGRTSKMAMSESEEAGAREVFDEMMLRGFDVCSKEMEGLAISVENVPAKDDDKKKARKRSRAWGKRRPAKVIELHTLLIHRAKAVIDDRQSVDELLSQMKEHASPTGDATQRLVYWFVQGLEARLAGTESQVYRKAAFMFANKTILDAAIGRSKLHIVDYGLRSGFQWTELLRLLGTRDGGPPQVRITSIDLPQPGFHPANHMAEMGHRLTSCAHELPLSFCYVVAPWHTVCIDDLNVEPDEVLVVNDLFNFRTLMDESVISDNPSPRDVVLSNIRKMEPDVFIQAVVNGSYGTTFLSWFREALFTTLCCLTCLMRPCPGRANCAWCLSGISLAGLP